The proteins below are encoded in one region of Gammaproteobacteria bacterium:
- a CDS encoding TonB-dependent receptor plug domain-containing protein codes for MGPLQRLSALLASVALFALLSGDASAQAPGSISGQVVYSGGPVVPGVQVLFPELGLRADTDAAGRFELDVVRPGEHRLTVYALGCELATRTVEVESGETSQVTVQVGPRAFALDELVVTGTPAERSRAELPFSVEELSGDRLRTETAAGSVANLLRGIAGGRVVRGSGLPGEEADILLRGPATLGGAEQQPLVVVDGIIAGHSTAGIDPMDVERIEVLKGAAAAAHYGSRAQGGVIEITTKRRPPDPEPVEAQPLLVVDGHISNADLGDIDTREIVDIRVLRGPAATLVAGPRGGAGIIRVTTARDFRNIAQCPADLRR; via the coding sequence ATGGGCCCGCTCCAGCGGTTGAGCGCGCTCCTCGCGAGCGTCGCGCTGTTTGCGCTGCTTTCGGGGGACGCGTCCGCGCAGGCCCCCGGAAGCATTTCCGGGCAGGTGGTCTACAGTGGTGGCCCGGTCGTGCCCGGCGTCCAGGTCCTCTTCCCCGAACTGGGACTGCGCGCGGACACCGACGCCGCGGGACGATTCGAGCTGGACGTGGTGCGTCCGGGCGAGCACCGGCTGACGGTCTACGCGCTGGGGTGTGAGCTCGCGACCCGGACGGTCGAAGTCGAATCCGGAGAGACTTCCCAGGTCACCGTGCAGGTAGGTCCGCGCGCCTTCGCACTCGATGAACTGGTGGTCACGGGCACGCCCGCGGAGCGTTCGCGGGCCGAACTCCCGTTCTCCGTGGAGGAACTGAGCGGCGACCGACTGCGGACGGAGACGGCTGCGGGGAGCGTTGCCAACCTTCTTCGAGGCATCGCCGGCGGGAGAGTGGTGCGGGGAAGCGGCCTTCCCGGAGAGGAGGCAGACATCCTGCTGCGGGGTCCCGCCACGCTGGGTGGGGCAGAGCAGCAACCGCTGGTCGTGGTGGACGGCATCATCGCGGGCCACAGCACCGCCGGAATCGATCCCATGGATGTCGAGCGGATCGAGGTTCTCAAGGGCGCGGCCGCGGCGGCGCATTACGGGTCGCGAGCCCAGGGCGGCGTGATCGAGATCACCACCAAGCGTCGCCCGCCGGACCCGGAGCCGGTGGAAGCGCAGCCGCTGCTGGTCGTTGACGGTCATATTTCGAACGCGGACCTGGGAGACATCGACACCCGTGAAATCGTCGATATCCGCGTGCTCCGAGGTCCTGCCGCGACGTTGGTGGCCGGCCCCCGCGGAGGCGCGGGCATCATCCGCGTAACCACCGCTCGCGACTTCCGGAATATCGCCCAATGTCCCGCGGATCTGCGCCGTTGA
- a CDS encoding outer membrane beta-barrel protein — MKRVVLVTFLSFLALPPTDLSGQLFGSLGDAAPGDDVVSVGLIFGQMNPTTRFRDGGGFDATTLLGGALNFWFHRHMGVQINALSTEHGTLGASDGRSSIVSGRDPRIWTIQGDFVVRLPLAAGGLTVSPYGAAGAGWKSYKWVFDPQGGPDARGFDGAWSFAGGVEARFGAESRIGLRGEFRQLQTSFTRFGEDLTHKDRVLTGALLINF, encoded by the coding sequence ATGAAGCGCGTCGTGTTGGTCACCTTCCTCTCATTCCTCGCCCTTCCTCCGACCGACCTCTCCGGACAGCTGTTCGGCTCGCTGGGCGATGCCGCACCCGGTGACGATGTCGTGTCCGTGGGACTGATCTTCGGACAGATGAACCCGACGACCCGGTTCCGCGACGGCGGAGGGTTCGACGCTACCACGCTGCTGGGCGGCGCTCTGAACTTCTGGTTCCATCGGCACATGGGCGTGCAGATCAACGCCTTGTCGACGGAACACGGGACCCTGGGGGCTTCCGACGGACGCTCGTCGATCGTATCGGGTCGTGATCCGCGCATCTGGACCATTCAGGGTGACTTCGTGGTCCGTCTTCCCCTGGCGGCCGGAGGTCTGACGGTATCGCCGTACGGAGCCGCCGGGGCGGGATGGAAGTCGTACAAGTGGGTCTTCGATCCGCAGGGCGGACCCGATGCGCGTGGGTTCGACGGCGCGTGGAGCTTTGCGGGCGGGGTCGAGGCCCGCTTCGGAGCGGAGAGCCGCATCGGGCTCCGCGGCGAGTTCCGGCAGCTCCAGACCTCGTTTACCCGCTTCGGTGAAGACCTCACGCACAAGGACCGGGTCCTCACCGGCGCGCTGCTGATCAACTTCTGA
- a CDS encoding CapA family protein, translated as MLKRSLLIGGAITLFAFAGPTEATAQDPSGSLSADGMFTVALTGDAIITRRLSPYKEPQYLDMIELVRSADASFVNLEVLFHDYEPYPAASSGGTWMRADPNLASELVWAGFDMVSMANNHTGDYSSDGHRITRRHSEAAGLLTAGTGENLAEAREARFLETHDGRVALISVSSAFPPHSVAGPAKGGVRGRPGLNPLHVITTRYVERGQLEELRQSVQGMDLEALGQRGELGAPGEPLNLFGTVLHPADESGIDSDPDPEDMAEIAAVVNNASRLAEYVVVTIHAHNQGPYLKKFAHAMIDAGADVFVGHGPHYLTGIDIYQGKPILYSLGDFIFQNETLLRLPYDNYAGLGLEGDPNAWVADFNATRYQNETTGFPARAEIWESVVAMPTFQGEELVSLELHPISLGFGQPATVRGRPMFADRELGRKIIQDLIDASEPHGTVVEWDDARGIGFVRLPAVATDGGRSGPGG; from the coding sequence ATGCTCAAGCGATCCTTGCTCATCGGCGGCGCGATCACCCTGTTCGCTTTCGCGGGCCCCACCGAGGCCACCGCCCAGGACCCGTCCGGAAGCCTGTCCGCCGACGGCATGTTCACCGTGGCCCTCACCGGAGACGCCATCATCACGCGGCGGCTCTCCCCGTACAAGGAACCCCAGTACCTCGACATGATCGAGCTCGTGCGGAGCGCGGACGCCTCGTTCGTCAATCTCGAGGTGCTTTTCCACGACTACGAGCCGTATCCGGCCGCCTCCAGCGGCGGCACCTGGATGCGCGCGGACCCGAACCTGGCCAGCGAGCTGGTGTGGGCCGGGTTCGACATGGTGTCGATGGCCAACAACCACACAGGCGACTATTCCTCGGACGGACACCGAATCACGCGCAGGCACTCGGAAGCGGCGGGGCTGCTCACCGCGGGGACGGGGGAGAACCTGGCAGAGGCCCGCGAGGCCCGCTTCCTCGAGACGCACGACGGCCGCGTCGCGCTGATCTCGGTGTCGTCGGCCTTCCCGCCCCACTCGGTCGCCGGTCCGGCCAAGGGCGGGGTGCGCGGACGTCCCGGGTTGAACCCGCTGCACGTGATCACCACGCGCTACGTGGAGCGGGGACAGCTCGAGGAACTGCGCCAGTCGGTCCAGGGCATGGACCTGGAGGCGCTTGGGCAGCGGGGCGAACTCGGGGCGCCCGGCGAGCCGCTCAACCTGTTCGGCACGGTGCTTCATCCGGCCGACGAGTCCGGCATCGACAGCGATCCCGATCCCGAGGACATGGCGGAAATCGCGGCGGTCGTGAACAACGCTTCGCGGCTGGCCGAGTACGTGGTGGTGACCATCCACGCGCACAACCAGGGCCCGTACCTGAAGAAGTTCGCGCACGCGATGATCGACGCCGGCGCGGACGTGTTCGTGGGGCACGGACCGCATTACCTGACCGGCATCGACATCTACCAGGGCAAGCCGATCCTGTACTCGCTGGGCGACTTCATCTTCCAGAACGAGACCCTGCTGCGGCTGCCGTACGACAACTACGCCGGTCTGGGACTGGAGGGCGATCCCAACGCTTGGGTTGCCGACTTCAACGCCACCCGCTACCAGAACGAGACCACCGGCTTTCCCGCGCGGGCCGAGATCTGGGAGTCGGTGGTCGCGATGCCGACGTTCCAGGGCGAGGAGCTGGTAAGCCTTGAGCTGCACCCCATCTCGCTCGGATTCGGGCAGCCCGCCACGGTGCGCGGCCGGCCGATGTTCGCGGACCGCGAGCTGGGCAGGAAGATCATTCAGGACCTGATCGACGCGTCCGAGCCGCACGGCACCGTGGTCGAGTGGGACGACGCGCGCGGCATCGGCTTCGTGCGCCTCCCGGCGGTCGCCACGGACGGCGGGAGGTCCGGTCCGGGCGGTTGA
- a CDS encoding toxin-antitoxin system HicB family antitoxin: protein MSSDTTVDPRESRAPSGRFVLRIDPGLHGTLREAARSSATSLNEYCARKLAAPGVWLDEEATAIVERAASILGEALVGVVAFGSWVRGEHDSTSDFDVLLIAADNLSVSRRLYRRWDDAPRLSWQGLDVEAHFVHLLPEGKVPSGLWGEVATEGVILFERGFEVSTRLAEVRKRIADGDIVRRFAEGQPYWVRAG from the coding sequence ATGTCGTCTGATACTACTGTCGATCCCCGCGAGTCCCGCGCCCCCTCTGGTCGCTTCGTCCTCCGCATCGATCCCGGGCTCCATGGCACGCTGCGCGAAGCGGCGCGCTCGTCGGCTACGTCCCTTAACGAATACTGCGCCCGCAAACTGGCTGCGCCTGGTGTTTGGCTGGACGAGGAAGCCACCGCAATCGTCGAGCGGGCCGCATCCATCCTCGGCGAAGCACTGGTCGGCGTCGTGGCTTTCGGATCGTGGGTGCGTGGCGAGCACGATTCGACGTCGGATTTCGATGTTCTCCTGATTGCAGCCGACAATCTTTCCGTTTCGCGAAGGCTGTACCGGCGCTGGGACGACGCCCCCCGACTCTCCTGGCAAGGCCTCGACGTGGAGGCCCATTTCGTCCATCTACTGCCCGAAGGGAAGGTGCCTTCCGGCCTGTGGGGAGAGGTCGCTACCGAAGGCGTCATCCTGTTCGAGCGCGGCTTCGAGGTATCAACGCGACTCGCGGAGGTGCGAAAACGGATCGCGGACGGGGACATCGTCCGCCGCTTCGCGGAAGGGCAGCCGTACTGGGTGCGGGCCGGTTGA
- a CDS encoding HEPN domain-containing protein, with amino-acid sequence MRNPGLAPDYLRRAKIRLAALDVLFEGESWADVVRESQEIVELALKGLLRFRGIDPPRVHDVSEVLLAERDRLPTRIEREVESLAEWSRHLRRDRELAFHGAEDLTPSGFYSREDAVQARACARGTVELVYPAVMGA; translated from the coding sequence ATGCGAAACCCCGGGCTGGCCCCCGACTATCTCCGGCGGGCGAAGATCCGGCTTGCGGCCCTGGACGTTCTCTTCGAGGGAGAGAGCTGGGCGGACGTGGTCCGCGAGTCGCAGGAGATCGTCGAACTCGCCCTCAAGGGACTGCTGCGATTCCGCGGAATCGACCCGCCCCGGGTGCACGACGTTTCCGAGGTATTGCTCGCGGAGCGGGATCGCCTGCCCACCAGGATCGAGCGCGAGGTCGAATCGCTGGCCGAATGGTCCCGGCACCTGCGGCGGGACCGGGAGCTCGCGTTCCACGGGGCCGAAGACCTGACGCCTTCGGGGTTCTACTCGCGGGAGGACGCCGTCCAGGCTCGCGCCTGCGCGCGCGGCACGGTCGAGCTGGTGTATCCGGCCGTGATGGGGGCTTGA
- a CDS encoding sigma-70 family RNA polymerase sigma factor: MHEDEAAFRQVYERTAPRLRAYLQLAVRDSALADDVLQEAYYRLLRADMKDAAIGQVRSYLYKTARTLVADHGRRVGRERKHQRRWNSPASESPRHDLALDMERLFARLSVRERMLLWLAYVEGASHREIAGSMGIGENSVRVVLYRARKRLAGILEGHGWGPEEVR, from the coding sequence ATGCATGAGGACGAAGCCGCGTTCCGCCAGGTCTACGAGCGTACGGCGCCGCGGCTTCGAGCGTACCTGCAGCTTGCGGTGAGGGATTCGGCGCTGGCAGATGATGTTCTGCAGGAAGCCTACTACCGCCTGCTTCGCGCCGACATGAAGGATGCAGCCATCGGGCAGGTACGGTCCTACCTGTACAAGACGGCGCGGACGCTGGTTGCCGACCACGGGCGAAGAGTGGGTCGCGAGCGAAAACACCAACGGAGATGGAACTCGCCGGCTTCGGAGAGCCCGAGACATGACTTGGCTCTCGACATGGAGCGGCTCTTCGCGCGGCTCTCGGTGAGGGAACGGATGCTTCTCTGGCTGGCGTATGTGGAGGGGGCCAGCCACCGCGAGATCGCTGGTTCGATGGGCATCGGGGAGAACAGCGTCCGCGTCGTGCTGTACCGGGCGCGCAAGAGGTTGGCGGGGATTCTGGAGGGCCACGGGTGGGGCCCGGAGGAGGTGCGATGA
- a CDS encoding Xaa-Pro peptidase family protein, translating into MSARVFRRGVIVLILASASPGLPVKISPDGGIPSPAAPLAAQTPEQRYRDWTRLEFRAQEYAYRRARILDGLRASGGGLLLTPSSDGLTHGETFRQLEDFWYLTGLEIVHSMLVLDAGRDRSILFMPRRDPRFDNPGRPNDFPGRPLFDDYQLRSIAGIDEYRDIDDFDDFLRLRVRGGATLRVNAGSTGEITPPAVPLIGSLDATASLILRLSTDYPDAAIVNAFDVVARLRMIKTPAEIDHMRVAADATMAGIQSAAWRIRPGVDERTLQGEFENTCRTFGSQSLPFTPIIKSGPNSLWPWRVLAAHYDRRNRRMEDGDLVIFDVGCEVDGYISDVGRTFPVNGTFTDVQREKLLVSTRAADAIIEAVRPGVTLRDLTSVAYAAIPDEEEPHMQTGSFFGHHIGLSAGDPALMDEPLAPGMVFTVEPWYYNHDIGVAVFVEDVILVTEDGAEVLTATLPRSPEELEALMR; encoded by the coding sequence ATGTCGGCCAGAGTATTCCGCCGCGGCGTCATCGTGCTCATTCTCGCATCTGCGAGCCCCGGCCTGCCCGTGAAAATCAGTCCGGACGGGGGCATCCCGTCACCGGCGGCGCCCCTTGCCGCCCAGACCCCGGAGCAGCGCTACCGCGACTGGACCCGGCTGGAGTTCCGGGCCCAGGAGTACGCATACCGCCGCGCGCGCATCCTTGACGGCCTGCGCGCCAGCGGGGGCGGGCTCCTGCTCACGCCCTCCTCCGACGGGCTCACCCACGGCGAGACCTTCCGCCAACTGGAGGACTTCTGGTATCTGACCGGCCTCGAAATCGTGCATTCGATGCTGGTTCTGGACGCCGGGCGCGACCGCTCCATCCTCTTCATGCCCCGGCGGGATCCGCGCTTCGACAATCCGGGGCGGCCCAACGACTTCCCCGGGCGCCCGCTGTTCGACGACTATCAGCTGCGCAGCATCGCGGGCATCGACGAGTACCGGGATATCGACGACTTCGACGACTTCCTCCGGCTTCGGGTGCGCGGCGGAGCGACCCTGAGGGTGAACGCGGGCTCGACCGGGGAGATCACGCCCCCGGCCGTCCCACTGATCGGAAGCCTGGATGCGACGGCTTCGCTGATCCTCCGGTTGAGCACCGATTATCCTGACGCCGCAATCGTCAACGCCTTCGACGTCGTCGCCCGCCTGCGCATGATCAAGACCCCGGCCGAGATCGATCACATGCGCGTCGCCGCCGATGCGACCATGGCGGGGATCCAGTCGGCCGCCTGGCGCATCCGTCCCGGGGTCGACGAGCGCACGCTTCAGGGGGAATTCGAGAACACCTGCCGCACCTTCGGGTCCCAGTCGCTGCCCTTTACGCCCATCATCAAATCGGGCCCCAACAGCCTCTGGCCCTGGCGCGTGCTGGCTGCCCACTACGACCGCCGCAACCGCAGAATGGAGGACGGCGACCTGGTCATCTTCGACGTCGGATGCGAGGTGGACGGCTACATCAGCGATGTCGGGCGCACCTTCCCGGTAAACGGGACGTTCACGGACGTCCAGCGGGAGAAGCTGCTGGTCAGCACGCGGGCTGCCGACGCGATCATCGAAGCCGTCCGGCCGGGCGTCACCCTGCGCGACCTCACCAGCGTGGCCTACGCGGCCATCCCCGACGAAGAGGAGCCCCACATGCAGACGGGTTCGTTCTTCGGCCACCACATCGGCCTCTCAGCGGGCGATCCCGCGCTGATGGACGAGCCGCTCGCGCCCGGCATGGTGTTCACCGTCGAGCCGTGGTACTACAACCACGACATCGGCGTCGCGGTCTTCGTGGAGGACGTGATCCTGGTGACCGAGGACGGCGCCGAGGTGCTGACCGCCACGCTGCCGCGATCGCCGGAGGAGCTGGAAGCGCTGATGCGGTGA
- a CDS encoding glycosyl hydrolase codes for MYDLRLRTRQAFSHSGRVFFRCFPALSVLILLTALLPAASTAGGVPGALHAQESDADAPAELNSGLLSSFRWRSIGPAVASGRIADIAIDPTDRSTWYVAASSGNVWKTTNAGTTWTPIFDDYGSYSIGAIALDPNDHLTLWVGTGENNGQRSVGYGDGVYKSVDGGRSFTNMGLETSRHIGMIAVHPDDSRTVLVAAQGPLWNAGGERGLYRTRDGGETWELVLEIDEHTGVNEVYFDPRNPDVMYASSWQRRRHQWTMIDGGPGSGIHKSTDGGETWRAINRGLPSGDKGRIGMAISPINPDVLYAIVEASGNDGGTFRSENMGENWSRTSRYQSTAPMYYHELYADPHRFDRIYAMDTFLEMSDDGGETWRRLPTQSVHVDHHALAFDPDDPEHLILGNDGGLYETFDFGENWSHFTNLPLTQYYKVATSNDEPFYYVYGGTQDNNTMGGPSQTLGGGIRNSDWYVTLGGDGFDPVIDPENPDIIYSQLQHGVLSRFDRGSKERLDIQPQADPGGPPLRWYWDAGLIMSPHDNHRLYFGAQILFRSDDQGSSWRAISGDLSRNIDRNQLEVMGRVWSVDAVGKNRSTSVFGHIVAISESPLVEGLIYVGTDDGLVQVTEDGGETWREIASLPGVPDTSFVHDVEASLHDPDAVFAVVNNFKRGDFRPYVLKSEDRGRSWTAITGGLPDNSPSFSIVQDHVEPDLLFLGAEFGAFVSVDGGESWMEFASGLPTIAVRDLEIQQREGDLVAATFGRSFYVVDDYTPLRELARGPEPILASAGHLFEVADGDMYVPWNPGGANGANFYAADNPPVGVTFTYWVGETLRTRRAERQAEERRAAGRGEDTPYPSWEELLEEDREEAPRVYLTVRDEGGQVVNVVNGSTSRGVHRAVWNYRYPAYTPVTGGGGGGGFGGGNGPMALPGSYTVSLAQRVDGEVTELAGPVSFEIAPLTKPAIAAQDRAVVLAFQRETGELLRAVTGSQRAAAGAAQRIGAVQQALERWPAAPAALMGEARALELRLLDLREALDGSRTRTSRAEPDLPGIAGRVNQVVRGHWNGTHGPTGTHREQYRVAREAFSTMYPELQRLVETDLPALEGRLEEAGVPWTTGRALPSWPPGG; via the coding sequence ATGTACGACCTCCGTCTCCGAACCCGCCAGGCGTTCTCGCACTCCGGCCGCGTGTTCTTCCGCTGCTTCCCGGCGCTGTCGGTCCTGATTCTGCTTACGGCACTGCTGCCGGCAGCGTCCACGGCCGGGGGCGTGCCCGGCGCGCTCCATGCCCAGGAATCCGACGCGGACGCCCCGGCGGAACTGAACTCCGGCCTGCTCTCGTCGTTCAGGTGGCGGAGCATCGGACCCGCCGTCGCATCGGGGCGCATCGCCGACATCGCCATCGACCCGACCGATCGCAGCACCTGGTACGTGGCGGCCTCCTCCGGGAACGTCTGGAAGACCACCAACGCCGGGACCACCTGGACGCCCATCTTCGACGACTACGGCTCGTACTCCATCGGGGCCATCGCGCTCGACCCGAACGACCACCTGACCCTCTGGGTGGGCACGGGCGAGAACAACGGCCAGCGCTCGGTAGGCTACGGCGACGGCGTGTACAAGTCTGTGGACGGGGGGCGCTCGTTTACGAACATGGGACTCGAGACCTCCAGGCACATCGGCATGATCGCGGTGCATCCGGACGATTCGCGCACCGTCCTCGTGGCGGCGCAGGGGCCGCTCTGGAACGCGGGCGGCGAGCGCGGACTCTACCGCACGCGGGACGGGGGCGAGACCTGGGAGCTGGTGCTCGAGATCGACGAGCACACGGGCGTGAACGAGGTCTACTTCGATCCGCGCAACCCGGACGTGATGTACGCGTCCTCGTGGCAGCGGCGCCGGCATCAGTGGACCATGATCGACGGGGGGCCCGGCTCGGGCATCCACAAGTCCACCGACGGCGGCGAGACCTGGCGGGCCATCAACCGCGGGCTGCCCTCCGGGGACAAGGGACGCATCGGGATGGCGATTTCTCCCATCAACCCGGATGTGCTCTACGCCATCGTCGAGGCGTCGGGGAACGACGGCGGGACCTTCCGCTCGGAGAACATGGGCGAGAACTGGAGCCGCACGTCACGCTACCAGTCGACCGCGCCGATGTACTATCACGAACTCTATGCCGATCCGCATCGCTTCGACCGCATCTATGCCATGGACACCTTCCTGGAGATGTCCGACGACGGGGGCGAGACCTGGAGGCGGCTGCCCACTCAGAGCGTGCACGTCGACCATCACGCCCTCGCATTCGACCCGGACGATCCGGAGCATCTGATTCTGGGGAATGACGGCGGACTGTACGAGACCTTCGACTTCGGGGAGAACTGGAGCCACTTCACCAATCTTCCCCTCACCCAGTACTACAAGGTCGCGACCTCCAACGACGAACCCTTCTACTATGTCTATGGGGGAACGCAGGACAACAATACCATGGGCGGGCCGTCGCAGACGCTGGGGGGCGGCATCCGCAACTCGGACTGGTATGTGACGCTGGGCGGCGACGGCTTCGATCCGGTGATCGATCCGGAGAATCCGGACATCATCTATTCACAGTTGCAGCACGGCGTGCTGTCGCGCTTCGATCGGGGGAGCAAGGAGCGGCTCGATATTCAGCCCCAGGCCGATCCCGGCGGACCGCCGCTGCGCTGGTACTGGGACGCGGGGCTGATCATGTCGCCGCACGACAATCACCGGCTCTATTTCGGGGCCCAGATCCTCTTCCGGAGCGACGACCAGGGCTCGAGCTGGCGCGCGATCTCCGGGGATCTGTCGCGCAACATCGACCGCAACCAGCTGGAGGTGATGGGGCGCGTGTGGAGCGTCGACGCGGTGGGCAAGAACCGGTCGACGTCGGTGTTCGGGCACATCGTGGCCATCTCCGAGTCCCCGCTGGTCGAGGGACTGATCTATGTCGGTACGGACGACGGCCTGGTGCAGGTCACCGAGGACGGAGGCGAGACCTGGCGCGAGATCGCGAGCCTTCCGGGCGTGCCGGACACGAGCTTCGTGCACGATGTCGAGGCCTCGCTGCACGATCCCGACGCGGTCTTTGCGGTGGTGAACAACTTCAAGCGCGGCGACTTCCGCCCCTATGTCCTGAAGTCGGAGGACCGCGGACGCAGCTGGACCGCGATCACCGGCGGGCTGCCGGACAACAGCCCGTCCTTCTCCATCGTTCAGGACCACGTCGAGCCCGACCTGCTCTTCCTGGGGGCGGAATTCGGGGCCTTCGTGTCGGTGGACGGGGGCGAGTCGTGGATGGAGTTCGCCAGCGGGCTGCCCACGATTGCCGTGCGCGACCTGGAGATCCAGCAGCGGGAGGGCGATCTGGTGGCGGCCACCTTCGGGCGCAGCTTCTACGTAGTCGACGACTATACGCCGCTGCGGGAGCTGGCGCGGGGACCCGAGCCCATCCTCGCCTCCGCGGGACACCTGTTCGAGGTGGCCGATGGTGACATGTACGTGCCCTGGAACCCCGGCGGAGCGAACGGCGCCAACTTCTATGCGGCGGACAATCCGCCCGTGGGCGTGACCTTCACCTACTGGGTCGGCGAGACGCTGCGCACGCGGCGGGCCGAGAGGCAGGCCGAGGAGCGGCGGGCCGCGGGCCGGGGCGAGGACACCCCGTATCCGTCGTGGGAAGAGCTGCTCGAGGAGGACCGCGAGGAGGCGCCGCGCGTGTACCTGACCGTGCGCGATGAGGGCGGACAGGTGGTGAACGTGGTCAACGGCTCGACGTCACGCGGCGTTCACCGTGCGGTCTGGAACTACCGCTACCCCGCGTACACGCCCGTCACCGGCGGAGGTGGCGGGGGCGGCTTCGGGGGCGGCAACGGGCCGATGGCTCTGCCAGGCAGCTACACGGTGTCGCTGGCGCAGCGGGTGGACGGCGAGGTGACCGAACTGGCCGGTCCCGTTTCCTTCGAGATCGCCCCGCTGACCAAGCCCGCCATCGCCGCCCAGGACCGGGCGGTCGTGCTCGCCTTCCAGCGCGAGACCGGCGAACTCCTGCGCGCCGTCACCGGTTCGCAGCGCGCGGCCGCGGGGGCCGCCCAGCGCATCGGCGCGGTCCAGCAGGCACTCGAGCGCTGGCCCGCCGCGCCGGCCGCCCTCATGGGAGAGGCGCGGGCGCTGGAGCTCCGCCTGCTCGACCTGCGCGAAGCGCTCGATGGCTCACGCACGCGCACGTCGCGCGCCGAACCCGACCTGCCGGGGATCGCCGGGCGGGTCAACCAGGTCGTGCGCGGACACTGGAACGGCACCCACGGACCCACGGGCACCCACCGCGAGCAGTACCGCGTCGCGCGCGAGGCGTTCAGCACCATGTACCCCGAGCTGCAGCGGCTGGTGGAGACCGACCTTCCCGCGCTGGAGGGGCGGCTGGAGGAGGCGGGCGTGCCGTGGACCACAGGGCGGGCGCTGCCGAGCTGGCCGCCGGGGGGTTAG